The Bacteroidota bacterium genome has a window encoding:
- the wtpA gene encoding tungstate ABC transporter substrate-binding protein WtpA, whose product MKIKSIIWMLFMISILFSIIGCKENRVPKGLSGDLIIFHAGSLSVPFKEIAAAFNKEYPAVNILLEPAGSVASARKITDLGRPCDILASSDYRVIDDMLIPKYAGWNIRFASNEMVIAYTPKSKYLETIDSINWCRILLQNDVLYGRADPDQDPCGYRTVMTLMLAEKYYGSADMVKNFINKDVNYIRPKEVDLLPLLETNSVDYIFIYRSVAEQHKLKYLRLPDEINLENPALAELYSGVSVDIVGDTPDTRKTIKGEPMVYSMTILNNAPNNEAAMAFTTFLLNPDKGMAIMIRNGQPSVIPSTATGYDQLPASLKKYATK is encoded by the coding sequence ATGAAGATAAAATCAATTATCTGGATGCTTTTCATGATATCAATTTTATTCAGTATCATAGGATGCAAGGAGAACAGGGTCCCAAAAGGGTTGTCAGGCGACCTGATCATTTTTCATGCCGGGAGCTTGTCAGTTCCGTTTAAGGAAATTGCTGCAGCTTTTAACAAAGAGTATCCGGCCGTTAATATCCTGCTGGAACCTGCAGGCAGTGTGGCATCGGCCAGAAAGATCACCGATCTGGGCCGGCCTTGTGATATTCTGGCATCATCCGATTATAGGGTCATTGATGATATGCTCATTCCCAAATATGCCGGCTGGAATATCCGCTTTGCCAGCAATGAGATGGTCATCGCTTATACTCCTAAATCAAAATACCTTGAAACTATTGATTCCATAAACTGGTGCAGGATCCTTCTGCAAAACGATGTTCTCTATGGGCGTGCCGATCCTGACCAGGATCCCTGTGGATACAGAACGGTGATGACACTCATGCTGGCAGAAAAATATTATGGCTCTGCTGATATGGTAAAGAACTTTATTAATAAGGATGTCAATTATATTCGTCCAAAAGAAGTTGATCTTTTGCCGCTTCTCGAAACCAATAGTGTGGATTATATCTTCATTTACCGGTCGGTGGCAGAACAACATAAATTGAAATATCTCCGTTTGCCCGACGAGATAAATCTTGAAAACCCTGCTCTGGCTGAACTTTATTCCGGGGTTTCGGTGGATATCGTCGGCGACACACCTGATACCCGTAAAACTATTAAGGGCGAACCCATGGTTTATAGTATGACCATATTAAATAATGCTCCGAATAATGAAGCAGCCATGGCTTTTACAACTTTTTTACTCAATCCCGACAAAGGAATGGCTATCATGATCAGGAATGGTCAGCCATCCGTTATCCCATCCACTGCCACAGGTTATGATCAGCTACCAGCCTCATTAAAAAAATACGCCACAAAATGA
- a CDS encoding polysaccharide deacetylase family protein, protein MLLIHAIKITSRLEYTLKLVFNELLGIKYTITTNHEDFKSFTGPKFIYATESFDEGLFFAATDLLFETGIRNHELKFFPLDDSVAFFQVDDNRSALPFDPFAASFYLVSRYEEYLPNNRDNHNRFSATESIAYQQHFLNKPLVNIWSKKIAGILSERYPELDFPEKQFHFIPTIDIDSAYAFRMKGLFRTTGAYLRALTRFNIADIIDRTAVLMRRRRDPFDTFDYLTDIHQSNNLHPIYFFLMGDYGRYDKNIPHGHPALQALVKSISARNDVGIHPSYGSNKAPGKLKKEIDRLSEITGKEITKSRQHFLKIVMPDTYNRLIDAGITDDYTLGYASEPGFRAGICDPFNFYDLEKENETTLRVHPFTIMDGTLKDYKNLSPPDALEHIKLLFDEVKKVNGTFISLWHNESLGECCRWIEWRNVYEEMLSYASK, encoded by the coding sequence ATGCTGTTAATTCATGCCATTAAAATAACCTCCCGTCTAGAATATACTTTAAAACTGGTATTCAATGAATTACTAGGAATTAAATACACTATAACTACCAATCACGAAGATTTCAAATCGTTCACAGGTCCGAAGTTTATATATGCCACTGAATCCTTTGATGAAGGACTTTTTTTTGCCGCCACAGATCTTCTTTTCGAAACAGGCATCAGAAACCATGAACTGAAATTCTTCCCTCTCGATGATTCCGTTGCTTTCTTTCAGGTTGATGACAACCGTTCAGCCCTGCCCTTCGACCCTTTTGCAGCCAGCTTCTACCTGGTATCAAGATATGAAGAGTACCTGCCCAATAACAGGGACAATCACAACCGTTTTAGTGCCACTGAGAGTATTGCTTATCAGCAACATTTTTTGAATAAGCCGCTCGTCAACATCTGGTCAAAGAAAATTGCCGGCATTCTCAGTGAACGATATCCTGAACTGGACTTTCCGGAAAAACAATTTCATTTTATCCCGACGATAGATATCGACTCAGCTTACGCTTTCAGGATGAAAGGACTTTTCAGGACAACAGGCGCGTACCTGAGGGCATTAACCAGGTTCAACATCGCCGATATCATTGACAGGACCGCAGTCCTGATGCGACGCCGCCGCGATCCGTTCGATACCTTCGACTATCTTACCGACATCCACCAAAGCAATAATCTTCATCCAATATACTTTTTCCTGATGGGCGATTATGGCAGATATGATAAAAATATTCCACACGGTCATCCTGCATTACAGGCTCTGGTTAAATCCATTTCCGCGAGGAACGATGTTGGCATTCATCCTTCCTATGGTTCCAATAAGGCTCCCGGGAAACTGAAAAAAGAAATAGACCGGTTGTCGGAGATCACCGGAAAGGAGATCACAAAAAGCCGCCAGCATTTTTTAAAAATTGTTATGCCGGATACTTATAACAGGTTAATCGATGCCGGTATTACAGATGATTATACGTTGGGTTACGCTTCAGAACCTGGCTTCAGAGCAGGTATATGTGATCCGTTCAACTTTTACGATCTGGAAAAAGAGAACGAAACAACTTTGCGGGTGCATCCCTTTACAATTATGGATGGTACACTGAAGGATTATAAAAACCTTTCCCCACCTGATGCATTGGAACACATCAAATTGCTGTTCGACGAAGTGAAGAAGGTAAATGGTACATTCATCAGCCTCTGGCATAACGAATCGCTGGGTGAATGCTGCAGGTGGATAGAGTGGAGAAATGTTTATGAAGAAATGCTGAGTTATGCAAGCAAATAA
- a CDS encoding DNA polymerase III subunit gamma/tau, protein MENFIVSARKYRPATFDTVIGQGSITVTLKNAIRNNQLAQAFLFCGPRGVGKTTCARILAKTINCEHITENIEPCNTCKPCLSFNTTASFNIHELDAASNNSVDDIRNLVDQVRIPPQIGKYKVYIIDEVHMLSQAAFNAFLKTLEEPPSYAKFILATTEKHKIIPTILSRCQIFDFKRISVEDIAGQLAFVAKNEEVTADEDALHIIAQKADGAMRDALSMFDQIVSFAGNDLTYETVIRNLNVLDYDYYFRIVDSILNSDISGALLTLNEIIDNGFDSQHFITGLGEHLRDLLVCEDPATLKLLEVGASIRYRYHEQSARCSVDLLLKALDINGKADINYKSSNNKRLLLELALMQMCSVLRSKDSSIKDTDSLRSIPPAKKEDKAPSHAPVPSPDQGKQVISGISKPPAVTGNGTIKSPIKGTGFSIKERMENNKLAITNLQNNQNGSTDLVEKLDTPFSQEDLEKSWKDFSDPLSETHPILYATLTRRKPQLKEDFVIEFAIDNKVQEDEIRKAEVLAHLRRQLRNDLIRMITVLTNDQHDLKPYTPMEKFKKMAGKNPDIITFKEKLDLEIDF, encoded by the coding sequence ATGGAGAATTTTATTGTATCAGCCAGGAAATATCGTCCGGCAACCTTTGATACCGTTATCGGGCAGGGTTCAATAACCGTGACATTAAAAAATGCGATCAGGAACAACCAGCTTGCACAGGCTTTTCTGTTCTGCGGGCCACGGGGTGTCGGCAAAACCACCTGCGCACGTATCCTGGCAAAGACTATAAATTGTGAACATATCACCGAGAACATAGAGCCATGCAATACCTGCAAGCCCTGCTTGTCATTTAATACAACCGCATCATTCAATATTCATGAGCTGGATGCAGCATCAAATAACTCGGTTGATGATATCCGCAACCTGGTCGACCAGGTGCGCATACCGCCGCAAATTGGCAAATACAAGGTCTATATCATTGACGAAGTACACATGCTTTCACAGGCGGCTTTCAATGCTTTTCTGAAAACACTGGAGGAGCCGCCGTCTTATGCCAAGTTTATCCTGGCTACAACTGAAAAGCATAAAATCATCCCGACCATTCTGTCGCGCTGCCAGATTTTTGATTTTAAGCGGATCAGTGTCGAGGATATCGCCGGTCAGCTGGCATTTGTCGCAAAAAATGAGGAGGTGACGGCCGATGAAGATGCCCTGCATATCATAGCCCAGAAGGCTGACGGCGCCATGCGCGACGCCCTTTCGATGTTTGACCAGATCGTCAGCTTTGCCGGTAATGACCTGACTTATGAAACGGTCATCCGGAACCTTAATGTACTCGATTATGATTATTATTTCAGAATCGTCGATTCCATTCTGAATAGTGACATATCCGGTGCTTTACTCACACTTAATGAGATCATTGATAACGGTTTCGACAGCCAGCATTTCATCACCGGTCTGGGGGAGCATCTGCGCGACCTGTTAGTTTGCGAGGATCCTGCCACCCTCAAACTGCTGGAGGTTGGCGCCAGCATCCGTTACCGCTATCATGAACAGTCGGCCAGGTGTTCCGTTGACTTGCTTCTTAAGGCTCTGGATATCAATGGTAAAGCAGATATTAATTACAAAAGCAGCAACAATAAACGGTTACTCCTCGAGTTAGCTTTGATGCAGATGTGTTCTGTATTACGGTCCAAAGACTCCTCGATAAAAGATACAGATAGCCTCAGGAGCATACCACCGGCAAAAAAAGAAGATAAAGCCCCATCACACGCACCTGTGCCATCGCCTGACCAGGGAAAACAGGTCATTTCAGGCATTTCCAAACCGCCGGCGGTGACGGGCAATGGAACGATAAAGTCTCCCATTAAGGGAACGGGCTTTTCCATCAAGGAAAGGATGGAAAACAATAAGTTAGCCATTACTAACCTGCAGAACAATCAAAATGGCTCTACTGATCTTGTTGAGAAACTGGATACACCCTTCAGCCAGGAAGACCTTGAAAAGTCATGGAAAGATTTTTCAGATCCGCTGTCGGAAACTCATCCTATTCTTTACGCGACTCTTACACGGCGCAAGCCACAGCTGAAAGAGGATTTTGTGATTGAATTCGCCATTGATAATAAAGTTCAGGAAGATGAGATACGTAAGGCTGAGGTGCTGGCCCACCTGCGCCGGCAACTGCGGAATGACCTTATCCGGATGATCACGGTTCTGACTAACGATCAGCATGATCTGAAACCCTATACGCCCATGGAGAAGTTTAAAAAGATGGCGGGGAAAAATCCGGATATCATCACTTTCAAAGAAAAGCTTGATCTGGAGATAGATTTTTAA
- a CDS encoding PfkB family carbohydrate kinase, which yields MRKVFAIGETLLDIIFQTEDKIVARPGGSMVNCAVSLGRSNIPVYLVSGFASDKTGELISRFLAEHHVSTEYVYRYDGRTALALAFLDKQKNAEYSFYHDDVVKESLCAMPVFHQNDILIFGSFYSLRAANRPQILKILESAKQKDMMILYDPNFRRPHLPHLKQVMASIIENISSADVVRGSDEDFMFIFGKTGVTEVYKIISGYGCKNLIYTSGSRGVTLVTEAMTKHYPVPLISAVSTVGAGDSFNAGIILMFYRYNVAKSNVGRLSEKQWDGIIGAGIDFGACVCGSDENYISTEFARAYSSSDK from the coding sequence ATGCGAAAGGTATTTGCCATAGGTGAAACCCTATTGGATATCATATTTCAAACTGAGGATAAAATAGTGGCCCGGCCCGGAGGCTCGATGGTAAACTGCGCAGTTTCGCTGGGGCGCTCAAATATTCCTGTATATCTGGTAAGCGGATTTGCCAGCGATAAAACCGGAGAACTGATCAGCAGGTTTCTTGCCGAACACCATGTCAGTACGGAATATGTATATCGTTATGACGGCCGCACTGCACTGGCTCTCGCATTTCTTGACAAACAAAAAAATGCTGAATACTCTTTTTATCATGATGATGTCGTGAAGGAATCCTTGTGTGCAATGCCTGTTTTCCATCAGAACGATATCCTTATTTTTGGATCATTTTATTCACTCAGGGCAGCGAACCGGCCTCAGATATTGAAGATACTGGAATCAGCAAAGCAAAAGGATATGATGATTCTGTATGACCCGAATTTTCGCCGTCCTCATCTTCCACATCTGAAACAGGTTATGGCCTCAATAATTGAAAATATTTCATCTGCCGATGTCGTCAGGGGATCGGATGAAGATTTTATGTTCATTTTTGGCAAGACCGGTGTTACGGAGGTTTATAAGATCATATCGGGATATGGCTGTAAAAATCTCATTTATACCAGTGGCAGTCGCGGTGTAACTCTTGTAACAGAGGCGATGACAAAGCATTATCCGGTTCCTCTTATTTCTGCTGTAAGCACCGTTGGAGCCGGTGACAGTTTCAATGCCGGAATTATTTTAATGTTTTATCGGTATAATGTGGCGAAGAGCAATGTCGGTAGATTATCTGAAAAACAATGGGATGGGATCATCGGAGCCGGTATCGACTTTGGTGCCTGTGTTTGTGGGAGTGATGAAAACTACATTTCAACGGAGTTTGCAAGAGCTTACTCGTCGTCGGACAAGTAA
- a CDS encoding 1-acyl-sn-glycerol-3-phosphate acyltransferase translates to MLKALSKFVLRLFGWRVIGGLPAGIKKCIVIEAPHTSNWDFVVGRLAFWYFGIKVKFLIKKEMFKPLLGPILIAMGGISVDRSKSSGLVDQIAALFEKYNSLYIVITPEGTRKLVPRWKRGFYFIAARAKVPIALGYLDYKYKEGGIGKVIYPTGDFIKDFAGIEDFYREKHPKYPEKFNLSQKNPA, encoded by the coding sequence ATGTTGAAAGCACTTTCAAAATTTGTTTTACGTTTATTTGGCTGGCGTGTCATCGGCGGTTTACCCGCCGGTATTAAAAAATGTATTGTCATTGAAGCGCCTCATACCAGTAACTGGGATTTTGTCGTTGGCAGACTGGCATTCTGGTATTTTGGAATAAAAGTCAAATTTCTGATAAAAAAGGAAATGTTTAAACCTCTTCTTGGTCCGATACTGATAGCCATGGGCGGAATATCTGTTGATCGAAGCAAGAGTTCAGGCCTGGTTGACCAGATCGCAGCACTGTTCGAAAAATATAATTCACTGTATATCGTTATAACTCCGGAGGGTACCCGGAAGCTGGTGCCACGCTGGAAAAGGGGTTTTTACTTTATTGCCGCCAGGGCTAAAGTGCCCATTGCATTGGGATATCTGGATTATAAATATAAAGAAGGTGGCATTGGCAAGGTGATTTATCCTACGGGTGATTTTATAAAGGATTTTGCTGGCATTGAGGATTTTTACAGGGAGAAACATCCAAAATATCCTGAGAAGTTCAACCTGAGTCAGAAAAATCCTGCATAA
- a CDS encoding nucleotide sugar dehydrogenase, producing the protein MYRKLLNKETRLSVIGLGYVGLPLALEFAKKLSVTAFDQSEERVKLLKVHTDPGGEMASSEFDGCDIEFTSDPARLAEASFHIIAVPTPVDDSSMPDISYLIAATQTVARFLRRGDYVVYESTVYPGATEEDCIPVLEQISKMVVIKDFKVGYSPERINPGDKIHTLKTVVKIVSGCDIESLEIIAKIYEMVVDAGVHRASCIKVAEAAKIIENTQRDVNIALMNELSIIFNRMGINTYEVLEAAGTKWNFLMFHPGLVGGHCIGVDPYYLAYKARKYRYHPQVINAGRFVNDTMGYYVAKQTVKKMIAQGKNILNSRVLVMGITFKENVSDIRNSRVRDIVVELKSYGVDVEVYDPRVSPAEAERVYGFTLISHPTAHYDTVIVAVAHEEFRHLTEDYFKSITAPIALLVDVKGIYRTRIKNIAYWSL; encoded by the coding sequence ATCTACCGGAAATTATTAAATAAAGAGACAAGGCTTTCTGTCATTGGGCTCGGTTATGTTGGATTGCCATTGGCACTTGAATTTGCGAAAAAACTATCGGTAACAGCTTTCGATCAGAGCGAAGAGCGGGTGAAATTATTAAAAGTGCATACTGATCCCGGTGGTGAAATGGCCTCTTCAGAATTCGATGGATGTGATATCGAATTTACTTCAGACCCTGCAAGGCTGGCAGAGGCTTCGTTTCACATCATCGCTGTGCCTACACCTGTCGACGACAGCAGCATGCCTGACATCAGCTATCTGATCGCAGCGACACAAACCGTCGCCAGATTCCTCAGACGCGGTGATTATGTGGTCTACGAATCGACGGTTTACCCCGGTGCAACCGAGGAAGATTGTATCCCCGTTCTTGAACAGATAAGCAAAATGGTCGTAATAAAGGATTTTAAGGTCGGATATTCACCCGAACGTATTAATCCCGGGGATAAAATTCATACACTTAAGACAGTCGTTAAAATTGTATCCGGATGTGATATTGAGTCATTGGAAATCATAGCAAAAATATATGAGATGGTAGTGGATGCAGGAGTGCACAGGGCATCCTGCATAAAGGTCGCCGAAGCGGCCAAAATCATTGAAAATACACAGAGAGATGTTAATATTGCACTGATGAATGAGCTGTCGATCATCTTTAACCGTATGGGAATCAACACCTATGAGGTTCTGGAAGCTGCCGGCACCAAATGGAATTTCCTGATGTTCCATCCTGGTCTTGTCGGCGGTCATTGCATTGGTGTCGATCCGTATTATCTGGCCTATAAAGCCAGGAAGTACCGTTATCACCCGCAGGTCATCAACGCCGGTCGTTTTGTTAATGATACCATGGGATATTATGTCGCCAAACAAACTGTGAAGAAAATGATCGCCCAGGGGAAGAATATTCTCAACTCCAGGGTGCTGGTCATGGGCATCACGTTCAAAGAGAATGTCAGTGATATCCGGAATTCCCGTGTCAGAGATATCGTGGTTGAGTTGAAGAGTTATGGAGTGGATGTGGAAGTATATGATCCCAGAGTATCTCCTGCTGAGGCTGAAAGAGTGTATGGATTCACACTCATCAGTCATCCAACAGCACATTATGATACGGTGATTGTTGCGGTGGCTCATGAAGAATTCAGGCATCTGACAGAGGATTATTTTAAATCCATAACCGCTCCAATAGCGCTTTTGGTTGATGTAAAGGGTATTTACAGGACCAGGATAAAAAACATAGCCTACTGGAGCTTATAA
- the gmd gene encoding GDP-mannose 4,6-dehydratase: protein MKTALITGITGQDGAYLAEFLLKKGYIVHGIKRRSSLFNTLRIDHLYQDPHVANKNFILHYGDMTDSTNLIRIIQEIQPDEIYNLAAQSHVQVSFETSEYTANADALGTLRLLEAIRLLNLEKKTRFYQASTSELYGNTKEYPQSETTTFSPRSPYGVAKLYGYWITVNYREAYNIFACNGILFNHESPIRGETFVTRKITMAVARIALGMQDKFYIGNLSARRDWGHAKDYIRAMYLILQQDNPDDYVISTGISTEVRDFIRLAFSEIGIEIEFKGQGIDEKGYIKNCHFPDYQLPKDKLILEVDPHYFRPTEVDVLVGDATKAREKLGWYPRYDLQRLVKEMVESDLRLMKREKFLKENGFDVRGYFEE from the coding sequence ATGAAAACAGCATTGATTACAGGGATTACCGGGCAGGATGGAGCTTATCTTGCAGAGTTTTTACTTAAAAAGGGATACATTGTCCATGGCATTAAACGGCGAAGTTCCCTTTTCAACACCTTGCGTATTGATCACCTCTACCAGGATCCGCATGTGGCAAATAAGAATTTTATTCTCCATTATGGTGATATGACAGATTCCACAAATCTGATACGCATCATACAGGAAATCCAGCCTGATGAGATCTATAATCTGGCGGCCCAGTCGCATGTTCAGGTAAGTTTTGAGACTTCAGAATACACCGCCAATGCTGATGCCCTTGGCACGCTGAGGTTGCTGGAGGCTATCCGCCTGTTGAATCTCGAGAAAAAAACACGTTTCTACCAGGCATCAACGTCGGAATTGTATGGTAATACAAAAGAATATCCGCAATCGGAAACGACCACATTTTCGCCACGCAGCCCTTATGGGGTGGCTAAGCTTTATGGTTACTGGATAACTGTGAATTACCGCGAGGCATACAACATATTTGCCTGCAACGGCATTCTCTTTAACCATGAATCACCCATCAGGGGTGAAACTTTTGTGACCCGTAAGATCACCATGGCAGTGGCCAGAATCGCCCTTGGCATGCAGGATAAGTTTTATATCGGTAATTTGTCGGCCAGGCGTGACTGGGGCCATGCAAAAGACTATATCAGAGCCATGTATCTCATTCTTCAGCAGGATAACCCTGATGATTATGTCATCAGTACCGGGATTTCAACGGAAGTACGCGACTTTATCAGGCTCGCTTTCAGCGAAATCGGTATCGAGATTGAATTTAAAGGTCAGGGTATCGATGAAAAAGGATACATCAAAAATTGTCATTTTCCCGATTATCAGCTTCCAAAAGACAAACTTATTCTCGAGGTGGATCCTCATTATTTCCGTCCGACAGAAGTAGATGTCCTTGTCGGTGATGCCACTAAGGCAAGAGAAAAGCTGGGATGGTATCCAAGGTATGATCTCCAGAGGCTTGTAAAGGAGATGGTGGAATCGGACCTGAGATTAATGAAAAGGGAGAAGTTTTTAAAGGAGAATGGATTCGACGTCAGGGGATATTTTGAAGAATGA
- a CDS encoding GDP-L-fucose synthase — MEINSKIYIAGHTGLVGSAIHRKLLDLGFSNFILKTQEELDLIDQKAAESFFKTERPEYVFDAAAKVGGIIANDTYRAQFLYENLMIQNHLIHFSYVYGVKKLLFLGSSCIYPKLAPQPIREEYLLTGLLEPTNEPYAIAKIAGIKMCDAYHDQYGCNFISVMPTNLYGPNDNYDLEKSHVLPALIRKMHLGKCLDSNDIDSIRQDLIKRPIEGINGDAPMDQILNILEKYGIFKRHQSFVVIRLWGTGSPLREFLYVDDLADAVVFLMNHYNAPDSASGSRQAAGSRHVNIGCGEDISIYDLAYKVKDITGFSGDLEFDSTKPDGTPRKLLDVSRLNALGWKPKISLDEGILQVYQNYIK, encoded by the coding sequence ATGGAAATCAATAGCAAAATATACATCGCAGGCCACACAGGGCTTGTGGGTTCGGCCATACATAGGAAACTGCTTGATTTGGGATTTTCAAATTTTATTTTGAAAACCCAGGAGGAACTTGACCTGATTGACCAAAAGGCTGCGGAAAGTTTTTTTAAAACGGAAAGGCCAGAATATGTGTTTGACGCTGCAGCCAAAGTTGGCGGTATCATTGCTAATGATACTTACCGTGCACAGTTTCTTTACGAAAATCTTATGATCCAGAATCATCTCATCCATTTCAGTTATGTTTATGGGGTGAAGAAATTGTTGTTTCTCGGGAGCAGTTGTATTTACCCTAAATTGGCGCCACAGCCTATAAGAGAAGAATATTTGCTCACCGGGCTTCTCGAACCTACAAATGAACCCTATGCCATTGCAAAAATCGCTGGAATAAAAATGTGCGATGCTTATCACGACCAGTATGGCTGCAATTTTATTTCAGTTATGCCCACCAATCTTTACGGGCCGAATGATAATTATGATCTGGAGAAGTCGCATGTTCTTCCGGCTCTAATACGTAAGATGCACCTGGGAAAGTGTTTGGATAGCAATGATATAGATTCTATTCGCCAGGATCTGATTAAACGTCCTATTGAGGGCATCAATGGTGATGCACCTATGGATCAGATTCTAAACATCCTGGAGAAATATGGGATTTTTAAAAGGCATCAATCTTTTGTAGTTATTCGTCTTTGGGGAACAGGTTCTCCTTTGCGGGAATTCCTTTATGTGGATGACCTGGCTGATGCGGTGGTGTTTTTAATGAATCATTATAATGCCCCTGATTCTGCCTCCGGCAGTCGGCAAGCAGCAGGCAGCAGACATGTGAATATTGGTTGCGGAGAGGATATTTCGATATATGATCTGGCCTATAAGGTAAAGGATATTACCGGATTTAGTGGTGACCTCGAATTTGACAGCACCAAACCTGATGGCACTCCGAGAAAATTATTGGATGTTTCACGTTTAAATGCCCTGGGTTGGAAGCCAAAGATCAGTCTTGACGAAGGGATTCTTCAGGTTTATCAGAATTATATTAAATAA
- a CDS encoding DUF4421 domain-containing protein gives MSKKSSERFLTIILFMVLLQSPFLHAQMKIEWTPGECDTNYISDHSLQLTTRFFASTRSTTISLYDSDVNQTLRYLPNENMILGTGFSYKFLTINVGFNFPGLNNDNERFGKTNFFGLQAHLYGRKSVIDLYGQHYKGFYLSNPQDFIPEWPEDKYPKRRDLESFSFGIHFMHVFNDKRFSYRASFDQTDWQKKCAGSFLLGGEVYYIITDADSSIIPFELTDPTFFDGVKYQQSNVFTIGPSGGYAYTVVLWKHVFLTLSLVGGVSFGHTAFYESPDKDKKIGNFTFNYGVTGRGALGYNSRSFYIGLSNTILTIRNQTPIDQAWLDFQTGILNFNIAKRFKIRTPVRVFGITF, from the coding sequence ATGTCAAAAAAATCATCCGAACGGTTCCTGACCATCATTCTTTTCATGGTATTGCTTCAGTCGCCTTTCCTGCATGCTCAGATGAAGATTGAATGGACACCGGGCGAATGCGACACAAATTATATTAGTGACCATTCCCTCCAGCTCACAACGCGCTTCTTCGCTTCAACCAGAAGTACCACTATCAGCCTGTATGACAGTGATGTCAACCAGACTCTGCGTTATTTACCCAATGAAAACATGATCCTCGGTACCGGTTTCAGCTATAAATTCCTGACTATTAATGTTGGCTTCAATTTCCCGGGTCTCAATAATGATAATGAACGGTTTGGAAAGACCAATTTTTTTGGTTTACAGGCACACCTGTACGGCCGAAAAAGTGTCATTGATCTCTATGGGCAGCATTATAAAGGATTCTACTTATCAAATCCACAGGACTTTATTCCGGAATGGCCTGAAGATAAATACCCGAAAAGACGGGATCTTGAATCATTCAGCTTTGGTATCCATTTCATGCATGTTTTTAATGATAAGCGTTTTTCTTACCGGGCATCGTTCGACCAGACCGACTGGCAGAAAAAATGTGCCGGTTCATTCCTGCTTGGCGGTGAGGTTTATTATATCATCACCGATGCCGATTCATCCATTATACCTTTTGAACTAACCGATCCCACGTTTTTCGACGGTGTCAAATATCAGCAGTCGAATGTTTTTACCATTGGTCCTTCAGGAGGATATGCTTATACGGTCGTTCTATGGAAACATGTGTTCCTCACCCTTTCCCTTGTCGGTGGTGTATCTTTCGGACATACAGCCTTCTATGAGAGTCCAGACAAAGATAAAAAGATTGGAAATTTCACATTTAATTACGGGGTGACAGGTCGCGGGGCCTTGGGGTACAACAGCCGGTCATTTTATATCGGATTATCAAATACCATCCTGACTATACGCAACCAGACACCAATTGACCAGGCCTGGCTGGATTTTCAAACCGGTATATTAAATTTTAACATTGCCAAAAGGTTCAAAATAAGAACTCCCGTCAGAGTTTTCGGCATCACATTTTAA